The Streptomyces cynarae genome contains a region encoding:
- a CDS encoding methanogen output domain 1-containing protein, translated as MNLAKDARVDLDRDVFMRGLVRELATSLESVVGLEEASGYISLVGQSVGLQINEAYTEAIGLPQLTREQVADVLVDLKQRIEGDFYLISQDEHRIVLGSRSCPFAEKVLGRESMCMMTSNVFGTIAAQNLGYARVELEETIARGATGCRVVVHLEPELDLGVEPGREYFGDAASVEEEAVDAGTGTRG; from the coding sequence GTGAACCTGGCCAAGGATGCCCGTGTGGATCTGGACCGGGACGTGTTCATGCGGGGACTGGTCCGCGAGCTGGCGACGTCTCTGGAGTCCGTGGTCGGACTGGAGGAGGCCTCCGGCTACATCAGCCTGGTCGGCCAGTCGGTGGGACTGCAGATCAACGAGGCCTACACCGAGGCCATCGGCCTGCCGCAGCTGACCCGCGAACAGGTCGCCGACGTGCTGGTCGACCTCAAACAGCGCATCGAGGGCGACTTCTATCTCATCTCCCAGGACGAGCACCGGATCGTCCTGGGCAGCCGCAGCTGCCCGTTCGCGGAGAAGGTGCTCGGGCGGGAGTCGATGTGCATGATGACGTCCAACGTCTTCGGCACCATCGCCGCGCAGAACCTCGGATACGCACGCGTCGAACTGGAGGAGACCATCGCCCGCGGCGCCACCGGCTGCCGCGTCGTGGTGCACCTCGAACCCGAACTCGACCTGGGCGTGGAACCGGGCCGCGAGTACTTCGGCGACGCTGCGTCCGTCGAAGAGGAGGCGGTCGACGCAGGGACCGGAACGCGTGGCTGA